Genomic window (Stenotrophomonas maltophilia):
CGGCGGTTCCCGTGGGCGGCCGCACGCTGACGCTGCTGGACATGATTGTTCGCGGGAAAGAACAAGGCTCCGCCGAGGCCGAGAGGCATTTTCTGCAGCAATTGCGCAAGCTCATTCCAGAAGGGGTAACTCCGATTCTGGTGACCGATGCTGGGTTCCGGACCCCTTGGTTTCGCGCGGTTTCTGCGCTGGGCTGGCACTGGGTGGGGCGTCTGCGTGGAGCAACGCGCATCAAACTTCAGGAGGCCCCCAACTACCCGGAACACTGGCATGACAGCCGCACCCTGCACGCCAGAGCCAGGACCGTGCCACGCGAGCTCCCGCCAGCGCTGGTCAACCGCAGCTCGCCGCTGGCCTGCCGCGTGGTGCTGTGTTCCAAAACGCGTAAGGGCCGCAAAAAATCCACCCGCCGTACTCCACAGCAGGCCTCTCGTTCGGCGGTGAGCCTGAAGGCTGCCGCTCGTGAGCGAGAGCCTTGGCTTATCGTGGCCGCGCCCGAATTGAGTCAGGCCAGCGCCCGACAGTTGGTTAACCTCTATGCCCGCCGGATGCAGATCGAACTGGCCTTTCGAGATCTCAAATCACACCGCTACGGGCATGCCCTGGAAGACAGTCTGACCCGGCAAGGGCCCAGGCTGCAGATCCTGCTCCTGATCAGCACGCTGGCCACCTTCGTCAGCTGGCTGGCCGGCTTGGTGTGTGAAGCGGCAGACATCGCCCACTGGCTTTGGCCCAGCAAAAGCACCCGCAAACGCTATTCCACCCCACGCGTTGGGCGCGAGGCACTAGTCAGAGGCTGGCCCCTAGGACCACCGGCACGGTGGCTTGATCTTCTGCGCTCGCCCCCAGGGAAGGCCTTGGACCAAATGACGTTGCTGCCATGAAAACGTGGGGATACCTCAGGGTCGGATCCCTTTTCCAACGGGAAAGGTCTCTGACCCCACGCCGTGGGCGCTTCTACTGATCGACGGTGAAGAGAACGAATCGCTTGCTGTTTGCTGCCGTCCTGAACAAGTCTCGTACACATTGGAACCATTCCCAGGTGTACTGAAAGTCCTCTTCACTTGGCAGCTCACCATATTCCGCAGGATCGATCATGAAATATCGATTACGGAACGCGCTGATGTCGATGTTTTCTATGATCGTTGCCACCAGTGCAACCTGATCCGGGGTCTTCAAACTGAGAATGAAGTCGTCACCCGAGTTCAAGGGCTCACCGTCGACCACCAGGTAGCGGAGCACCCCATCGGGATCCAGGGAATCATCCAACTTCACCGTCATCGCACGATCCATGGCGTCCCAAGCCTTTGCACTCTCCGCAGCGTAAGGCGACTCATCCCCCAGATAGACCTCCTCGAATACTTCTTTGACGAAGTTCACCCGAATCTCGCCATCGGGCTGTGCGCGAAGTAGCGATACCTCCTCGGCGGTCAATGCGAAATGAACACCAAGACAAGACATCTACACTCTCCGGAGATCAACAGAACCGAATGAGAGTAGCCCCGGAGACCAGCACTTCCTATCGGAATAGTTGTAAACCCGGCCGCCAGGACACGTTTCCTTCGGGAAAGGCGAATCGCGTCCTACGTGATTGAAGTGCTCTCGGACAAGTTGCATGGTCGGAGAACACTCGAAAGGCCATCATGGGCTTTTCCACCGCCCAGATTCCCATGATCACCAAGGATGACCTGTTAACGACGTTCGGAGAGGTGGCCGAAGTCCACGGCTGCTACTTCAGCAAGTACGTAGTCGCGACGTACGTACTCTATTGCTGCATGAGGAATGCCAAGGGACATGACCTCGCGATCGCGTCCAAGAATGTCGATGATCCGGAATTCGCCGCCAGCGTTGTACTGAACGCGCCGCCCCGTCTTTCACACGATGGGCCAACGATCTTTGAAATTCCTTCCAACGCCTATGGGTTCACTCATGCGATGGCGGTGCCCAGCACGTATCACGGGCTTCTGAACCGGATCGAGAAGCGCACGGGTCTGTTCCTGTGCCTGCCGATCTTCCGGTGTGAGTTCAACGGCAACGAATCAGAAGATGACTTCAGGTGGTCCACACATCACATCGTTGACGTCAACAACTGGCATCGGACCAGGCAGCCGAAGATAAGCGTGTACTTCGACAATCCCCGCACTGGCGGCGGAACGGACAAGGGCGGCGCCATCGTGAGCCTGGAGACGTTGATAGCAGAGATCGACAACCTCAACGGCGTGGGCAACGGCTTCATTGAGATCACCAACTACCGCGGCGAGGTGATCGAGGTGCTGTCGCCGGCAGAAAGCCACTACGTGTTGATCCGCAACCGCCAGGATGAAGAAGCGATGGATCGCGCGCGATTGGTGGCAGCCGTGGAGACGTTCACCGGCTGACGGCCGACCGTAGCTGTTGCGCCGAGCCCATGCTCGGCTGGGCTTTCCCGCGATGGGGTCAGAGCCCTCCCTGCGGGAGGGATCCGACCCCTCGATGGCGATCAGATCACCGTCAGGTTGGCATACGCCATCACCAGCCACTTGCTGCCGGCGTCGGCGAACTCGACCTGCACGCGGGCGTGGGCACCGTTGCCTTCGTAGTCGGTCACCATGCCTTCGCCGAACTTGGGATGGGTGACCAGTGCGCCGAGCTTGATCGGCGGTGCCTCGATCGAGGCATGGCCCATCACCCGGCTGGCGCCCATCGAGGCCGGCCGCGAGACCTGCACCTTGGGGCGGACTTCGTGCAGCAGCTCGCGCGGGATCTCGCGCAGGAAGCGCGACGGCAGGCTGTAGTTGTCCTGGCCGTGGATGCGGCGCGATTCGGCATAACTCAGCACCAGCTTCTGCCGCGCGCGGGTGATGCCCACGTAGGCCAGGCGGCGCTCTTCTTCCAGCCGGCCGCTTTCCTCCAGCGAACGTGCGCTGGGGAACAGGCCTTCTTCCAGGCCGGCCAGGAACACCAGCGGAAACTCCAGGCCCTTGGCCGAGTGCAGGGTCATCAGCTGCACACCGTCCTCGCCCGCCTGCGCCTGGCCCTCACCGGCCTCCAGCGCGGCATAGGCCAGGAACGCGACCAGCTCGTCCATGTCCTCGCCCACTTCCTCGATGTCGTCGGCGCGGCGCACGAAGCGCGAGGCCACCGAGACCAGTTCGTCGAGGTTGTCGGTACGCGATTCCGAATCCAGCGAATTGCGGCTTTCCTTGCTCCAGTGCTCGCGCAGCTGCGAGCGGGCCAGCACGTGGTCCACGCGCTCGGCGAGGGTCATGTGCACGGTCTGCGCCTGCAGCTCGTTGACCAGCCCCAGGAAGCCGGCCAGTGCATTGCGCGCGCGTGCGGCCAGCGCGTTGCCCTGGGTGACCAGCATCGTTGCTTCCCACAGCGAAATACCCTGCGCACGCGCCTCGCGGCGCACTTCGTCCAGCGTGCGGTCGCCGATGCCACGCGTCGGCGTATTGACCGCGCGCTCGAAGGCGGCGTCATCGTTGCGGTTGGACAGCAGGCGCAGGTAGGCCAGCGCATCCTTGATTTCGGCACGCTCGAAGAAGCGCATGCCGCCGTACACGCGGTACGGCACCTGTTCGCTCAGCAGCGCCTCTTCCAGCGCGCGCGACTGCGCGTTGCTGCGGTAGAGCACGGCCACTTCGGTATAGCTGCCACCGTCTCGCACCCACTGGCGCGCGCGCTCGACGATGTAGCGCGCCTCGTCCATCTCGTTGTACGCCGCGTACAAGTCGATCGGCTCGCCGTCGCCGCTGTCGGTCCACAGCTGCTTGCCGATGCGGTCCGGGTTATGCGCGATGACCGCGTTGGCGGCGCCGAGGATGTTGGCCGTGGAGCGGTAGTTCTGTTCCAGGCGGATGGTCTGCGCACCCGGGAAGTCGCGCAGGAAGCCCTGCACGTTCTCGACCTTGGCACCGCGCCAGCCGTAGATGGCCTGGTCATCGTCACCGACCACGAACACGTGGCCGGAATCACCGGCCAGCACGCGCACGAAGGCGTACTGGATGGCATTGGTGTCCTGGAACTCGTCTACCAGGATCTCGCGGAAGCGCGCGCGGTAGTGCGACAGCAACGCCGGGTTGTCGCGCAGCAGCTCATGCGCGCGCAGCAGCAGCTCGGCGAAGTCGACCAGGCCGGCGCGGTCGCAACGCGCCTGGTACTCGATGTAGGCCTGGCGCATGGTTTCCAGCCACGCGTCGTGCGGTTCGGGCTGGATGTGCTGAGGGCGGCGGCCTTCGTCCTTCTGCGCGTTGATCCACCACGCGATCTGTTTGGCCGGGTACTTGCCGTCATCCAGTTCCAGCGCCTGCACCACGCGCTTGACCAGCCGCAGCTGGTCGTCCGAGTCCATGACCTGGAAGCCTTCGGGCAGCTTCGCGTCCTGCCAGTGCAGGCGCAGCAGGCGGTTGGCCAGGCCGTGGAAGGTGCCGATCCACATGCCGCGGCTGCCGTTGGGCAGCTGTGCGTCGATGCGGTGGCGCATTTCGCCGGCCGCCTTGTTGGTGAAGGTCACCGCGAAAATGCCGTGGGTCGGCACGCCGTCGACTTCATGCAGCCAGGCGATGCGGTGGGTGAGTACGCGGGTCTTGCCGGAACCGGCACCGGCCAGCACCAGGTGGTGGCCGGGGGGAGCGGAGACGGCTTCGCGCTGGGCCGGGTTCAGGCCATCAAGCAGGTGGGAGACATCCATGCCCCCATTTTACGGCATCGCCGTCGCGGCTCCTGCGACCACCTGGGTGGCCAGTGCGTGCGCCTGCTGACGCAGTTCAGGCACCGCCAGGCTTTCCCACAGGCTGCCGATGCGCAGGCTGCCGAGCACGCCCAGCCGTGCCTGCGGCTGGCCCCCTGCTGCGCGCAGGCGGTCGCCCGGCACCGTGCTGTCCAGGCCCAGCCCGTGCGGGCCGGGGCGGGCCAGTCCATCAGCCTGCAGCTGCTGCAGCAACGGATTGCGTAGGGCGCTGGCGCGGGTTTCCACGCCGGTGGCGTTGATCACCCCGCCGATCGTCCACTGCTGTTCATTGCCCGAGGCATCGCGGCCGGACAGCTGCAGCGCATCGGCCTCGCGCCACACACGTTGCAGGCGGCTGCGGTGGATGCGCAGCTGCCCGCTGTCCTGCAGGGACTGCAGCTGCGCGTCCACCTCTTCGGCGATGCGGTGGCGATGCACGTCCCAGTAGCGCACCACATGGCGCAGGAAACGACGCTGGTCGGCCTCATCGAGGCTGCACCACAGCGCCTGCCCGTGCGGGCGGATGCGATCCATCACGCCCTGCCAGGGCAGGCCGTCGGCCTGTGCCTGGCGTGCGAACCCACGCAACGCGCGCAGGCGCTGGCGCAGGTTCATCGGCAGCAGTAAAGCCGGATCGAACGTGGGCAGGCCGCCATGCGCATGCGGCAACGGCAGCAGGCCGTGGCGCGAGATCACGTGCAGCGGTCCGGTGTGGCCGGCGGCGACCAGCGCCAGCACGGTGTCGGCCATGCTCAGGCCGGACCCGACAATGGCCACGGCCTGTTCGCCGGCCAGGGTACGCACGCCGTCGTAGTCCCAGGCCTCGATCACGTCATCGGCAGGCAGCGCCTCGGCACCGGCAAGCGGCAGCGGACGCATGCTGTTGCCAGTGGCGAGCACCGCCTGCGCGGCGTGCAGCGTGTGGCCATCGCCGAGTGTCAGCTGGTAGCCGTGGTCATCCGGCTGCAGGCCCAGCACCGGCTGCGCGATCACCTGCAGCTGCGCCGGGCTGGCGGCGGCGGCCTCCTGCAGGCGCTGCTGCAGATAAGCCGCAAAGTAGTGGCGGCACACGTAACGCTCGCCCAGCACCTCGCGCGCCTCGCCCGGGTAGGCGTTGGCGGCCATCAGGTAATCGAGGAAATCGCCGGGCTGGTCTGCAAACGCACTCATCTTCGCCGCCGGCACGTTCAGCAGGTGCTCCGGCCACGGCGTGGCATAGGCGATGCCCTGGGCCAGCTGCGAGGCCGGTTCGAAAATGGCCAGCGCCAGCGGCGCGTGGGCCTGGCGCAATACCTGGATCGCCACCAGCACCCCGGCCGCACCACCACCGATGATCGCCAGGTCCAGTTCGCCATTACGCGGTGAATCAGTCATGTGCCGATTGTAGGCCATCGGCGATGACAGGCCGGATTGCCGAAATGGGCGGCCGGCCTTGCCTCACATCAACGCATCGGCCAAGCGTGCGATGCCTTCGCGGCTGCGCCGCCACGTGGGGCGGCTGCGCCACTGCTGCAGGTCCAGCTGCCGCGACTCGCGCAGGTAACCGTCCTCGATCGCGCACAGCTGCTGGACCAGCGCGCGGTCGTAGCAGATCAGGCCGATTTCGGCATTCAGCGCGAACGAGCGGATATCCATGTTGATCGAGCCGAGCACGGCGATGTCCTCGTCCACGCTCATGTGCTTGGCGTGCAGGAACTGCGGTTCGTACAGGGCGATGCGCACGCCACAGCGCAGCAGCTCGTCGTAGTACGCCTCCTGCGCCCACGAGGTCAGCCGCTGGTTGTTGCTGGCCGACAGGATCAGCTGCACCTGCACGCCAGACAACGCCGCGATGCGCAGTGCGCTCAGCGTGGCTTCGTCGGGCACGAAGTACGGGGTGACCATCACCAGCCGCCGCCGCGCCAGGTGGATCAGTGCCGCCACCGCGTCGCGTGCGTTGCTGTACGGGTAGGCCGGGCCGCTGGGCAGCAGCTGGGTGGCGATGTCGTCGCTGCACTCGGGCACATCGGCGATCACGTCCAGGCGCTGGCCGGTTTCCATGTACCAGTCGCTGGCGAACACCGCTTCCAGATGCGCCACCGCCGGGCCACGCACGCGCGCCACCAGCTCGCGGTTCGGGTGGCCGGGCACGAACTGCGGGCCCGCCAGGTTCTGCGAGCCGACGTAGGCCACCTCGTTGTCGATCACCGCGATCTTGCGGTGGTTGCGCAGGTCCATGCGCCCGCTGCGGCGCCAACGCAGGCCACCGGGCAGCATCGCGCGCACTTCGATGTCGCGCGCTTCCAGGCGCTTGCGATAAGCGCGCAGGCCGCGCTTGGCACCCACTGCGTCGAGCAGTACACGGCACTGCACGCCACGTGCGGCGGCACGCTGCAGTGCCTCGACCACCGCCTCGCCCACCGCGTCGTCGAACATCAGGTAGTACAGCAGGTGCACGCGGTCCTCGGCCTGGTCGATGTCGGCGATCAGCGTGTGCAGCGATTCGTCGTAGTCGGTCAGCAGATCGACCGCGTTGCCGTGCACCGGCATGAAGTCGCCCTGGCGCTGCACCAGCGGCACGATCTCGGCGCTGGCGGTGTCCGGCTGCGGGGTCCAGCGCAGGCGATGCTGCAGCGCCTGTTCCTCGCGGATCACCTGCGACGCCTCGGCCTGGCGGCGGATGCGCTCGCGCGATAGCCACGGGTGGCCGAACAACAGGTACAGCGGCAGGCCCAGCAGCGGCACGAAGCCGACCAGCAGCAGCCAGCTGCGCGCCGCCCCCGGCGTGGTGCGGGTGGGGATCCAGCACAGCGCGACCAGCCGGATCAGCCAGTCGATCAGCAGCAGGTACGAACCCAGCAACCACTCGAACAGCATCGCGTCGCCCGTCGGGAGGTGATGGGCCATTCTGCCCAGCGGGGTGTGTAGAGTCGAGCTGCGCTCGACTGCTTTGAAGCAGTGTGCCAACCAAGGTTGGCACCTACCGGGTGAGGGGACAGCGTGTCGACCAGGGTCGACACCTACCGGTCGTGGGGACAGCGTGTCGACCAAGGTCGACACCTACCGGGGGCGGGATAGGTGTGCCAACCAAGGTTGGCACCTACCATCTGGATGCCAGGCATGAAAAAACCCGCCACTAGGGCGGGTTTCTTCGGAGGCGATCAGCAATCCTTGCGGATTACTTGATCTTGCCTTCCTTGTACGGGACGTGCTTGCGCACGACCGGATCGTACTTGGAGAATTCCATCTTCCCCGGGGTGTTCTTCTTGTTCTTGTCGGTCGTGTAGAAGTGACCGGTACCAGCGGTCGAAATCATACGGACCTTATCGCGCTTGCCTGCCATGATCGTCTACTCCTCAGACCTTTTCGCCGCGCGCACGCAGCTCAGCCAGAACGGAATCGATACCGTTCTTGTCGATGGTGCGCAGTGCATGCGCGGAAACACGAAGCTTCACCCAGCGGTTTTCGCTGGCAACCCAGAAGCGGCGCTCGTGCAGATTCGGCAGGAAACGACGACGGGTCTTGTTGTTGGCGTGCGAGACGTTGTTACCCGTCTGCACTCGCTTGCCGGAAACCTGGCATACGCGGGACATTGCGCACCTCGATAGTAAGTTGTGTCAGCCCGTAGCCCGGGAGACGGCGGCCTCGATGGTTGCCCACCACACGTCAAGAGAATCAAAGGGTTACGCTGGCGTTGGGCGGCCGGGGACGTGCTCCCGGGGGCGCCGCCCGGTAGAAAACCGGACACAGCGAGCCGCGCATTATGCACGGGTTCAAGCGCTTGCGCAAGTTACCCACAGGCCGGGACTGAACCGGGAGGGCCGGGAGCCCACCAACCGGCATACTGGCCCGGTTCACTGCGGAGCTTTCCATGCGGCTGCTGGCCCTGACCTACGGAACCGAAGGCGATACGCGTCCGCTGGCCATGCTCTGCCATGGGCTGATTGGCGCAGGCCACGAGGTGACACTGCTGGCCGATGGCGGCACGCTGGGCAGCGCGCAGGCGCTGAATGTGCCCCATGCGTCCCTGGAAGGTGACATCCATGACGAAGTGGTCGCGCTGGTCTCGCGTGGCAACGGTGTTGCCGCCGCCAGTAGCGGACTGGCACGGATGGCGCTGCAGCATGTCACTGGCTGGATGCGGCAGGCGGACGCGGCGGCCGAGGGTTGCGACGCGATTCTGACGGGTGGGCTGGCGGCCTTTGTCGGCATGAGTGTGGGCGAACGCCGGGGTCTACCGGTGATCGGGACCGGCATGATTCCGCTGACCCCGACGCGCGCCTTCCGCTCCCCGTTCCTGCCGCCGGGACGCTCGCCGGGCTGGTTGAACCGGGCCAGCTATGGGCTGGTCAACGGCCTGATCTGGCGCCAGTTCCGCCAGCCGATCAACGAGGTCCGCAAGCAGCTGGGGCAATCGCCGCGCCGCTCGCTGTGGTCCGGCCTGCCGATGCTCTATGGCATCTCGCCGCAGCTGCTGCCGCCACCGACGGACTGGCCGGCCGACCACATCGTCTGTGGCCAATGGCGGTTTCCTGATGCGCCCTGGACGCCGCCGGCCGATCTGCAGGCCTTCCTCGACGCCGGGCCGCCGCCGGTCTATCTGGGCTTCGGCAGCATGACCGGCTTTGATCGCGAACGCGTGTTGCCGGCCCTGCTGCAGGCGTTGGCACCGCGCCGTGTCCTGCTGTTTCCCGGCTGGGTGGGACTGCCTGCGATGCGCTTGCCCGATTCTGTCTTCGTCCTGGGCCCGACCCCACACGAAGCGCTGTTCCCGCGTTGCGCATTCGCCATCCACCACGGTGGCAGCGGCACCACGCATTCGGCCTGCCGCGCCGGCATTCCTTCACTGGTGATGCCGTTCGCCGCAGATCAGTTCTTCTGGGCCGATCGCCTGTATCGGTTGGGCGTAGCACCGGCACCGTTGTCACCAAAGCGACTGGATGCAGCAACGCTGGCAGCAGCCATCACCTTCGCTGAAGCCGAAGCTACACGCGCACGCGCAGCGGCCCTGGGCGTGACGATGAGCAGTGAGGACGGGGTGGCATGCGGCGTGGCAATGATCGAGCGCTGGTTGCGGCCCATGTAACAGCAGCCAGGCCTCAACGCAGGTACGGAATCACCTGGGCCAGCAGGTGCGCATCCTTCAACGCGCCGTGCAGGCCGCGCTGGCTGGGAATGCGCAGGCGCTGCAACACATCGTCCAGTTTATTGCCCTGGCCTGGCCAGCGCCCGCGCGCCAGCTTCAGGCTGCAGGTAATGCGGCAATGCTGGGCCAGCGTGCCGGGGATGCCCGCCAGGCGCAGCTCGTTGTCCAGGAAACCCACGTCGAAGGTGGCGTTGTGCGCGACCATCTCGCTGCCACGCAGGAACTCCAGCAGCTCGGCGGCCTTGCTGGAGAACAGTGGCTTGCCCACCAGCATCGCGTCGCTGATGCCGTGCACGCGCTGCGCGCCCCAGTCCACCTTGCGCTGCGGCTGCAGGTAGGTGTGGAACTGGCGGCCGGTGAGCTGGCCATCGATCAGTTCGACGGCACCGATTTCGATCACCCGGTGCCCCAGGCGGTGGGAGATGCCGGTGGTTTCGGTATCCAGTGCGACGATGCGGCTCATCAGGGTGTGCGTTCTCCAGTACGTGCAGCCGGATTTTCGCACGCGACCGATGCACTCACCCCAACGCTTCCACCACCCAATCAATGAACACCCGCAGCCGCTGGCTCATGTGCCGGTTGGGCGGGAACATCACATGCATCGGCATCGGTGGCAGCTGCCAGTCCTGCAGCAGCGGCAGCAGCTCACCACGCGCCACGTGCGGTTTGGCCATGTAGCTGGGCAGCGCCACCACGCCGAGCCCCGCCAACGCAGCCGCCAGATAGGCGTTGCCGTCGTCGAAGCCGACCGTATAGCGGCCCTGCACCTCAACGCGCTCATCGCCACGCTGTGCAGTGAACACGCGGGCGCGGCCACTGCGCGGGCTGAGGAAACCGACCATGTGGTGATCCGGACCTTCCAGCGCGCGCGGGTCGGCTGGCAGCCCGAAACGCTGCACATAGCCCGGGCTGGCATGGAAGCCGATCGGCAGCGCGCCGAGCGGCCTCGCCACCAGCGCCGGGTCGGCCGGGGTGCCACCACGGATCACGCAATCGACGTTGTCGGCGATGACGTCGACCTCGCGGTCACTCACGCCGATGTCCAACTGGATCTCCGGGTAGCGCGCCTGGAAATCCGGCAGCGCCGGTACCAGCCGCAGCCGCGCGTAGGGCCCCGGCACATCCACGCGCAGTCGCCCACGCGGCTGCGTGACGGCATCGCCCAGTCCGCCCTCCACCTCTTCCAGCTCAGCCAGCAGGCGGGCGATGCGCGGGTAGTAGGCCGCGCCATCGGCGGTGACGCTGACCCGGCGCGTGGTGCGGTTGAGCAACCGCAGCCGCAGGTGCGCCTCCAGCTGCTGCACCAGCTGGGTGGCCGTGGTGCGGCTGATCTGCAGGGTCTGCGCGGCGCGGGTGAAGCTGCCGGTTTCCACTACCCGGGCAAAGGCCCGCATCGCCTCGAAACGGTCCATGGTGGGTCATGATTGTTTGGAATTGGCGATCAATCTAGGCCGATCATCGCGGTTTATCCAGACAGCGCTGGCGCGGAGGATGGGCGTTCTCTCCCACGGGATCTTCCCATGTCACAGCGTGATGTCGTTTTCCCCGCCGGTCGCCAGACCCTGTACGAGCGCAACCGTTACTCGCCGGCGATCCGATCCAACGGTTTCCTGTTCGTCTCCGGCCAGGTCGGCAGCCGCGAGGACGGTTCGCCCGAGCCGGACTTCGAGGCGCAGGTGCGCCGCGCCTTCGAGAATCTCAATGCGGTGTTGGCTGCTGCGGGCTGCACGTTCGATGACGTGATCGACGTGACCGTGTTCCTGGTCGATCCAGAGAAGAACTTCGAGAAGGCCTGGGCGATCGTGCCCGAGTACTGGGGCGAAGCACCGCACCCGACCCTGACCGGTATCGGCGTGACCTGGCTGTACGGCTTCCAGTTCGAGATCAAGGTGATCGCGAAGCTGCCTGCAGACCGGTAGTGCCGGCCGCTGGCCGGCACTACCCAGACGAAGGGCACTGACCCCGCGCGGCCATCATTCCGCAGCAAATTCCAGTGTCCGACGCCAACGCAATGGCTTGGTCGCACGCGCCGGGTCAGGGCCGAACTGGCTCAACCAGCCAGCGGCCATTGCACGGGTACGCAAGCGTTCGCCAACGCCTTCGGCGACTTCCACTTCAACGCGGGTTACCTTGCCTTCGGCATCCACGTCCAGCACCCAGACCAGCTTGCCCACCCATTCGGCCGCCGGGACGGACGGGTCGTAGTTCGGGCGACCAGCAACGTAGGGGCCGTCGTGCCCTAGATACAGCGGAGACTCCTCCAAGCGGTGATCGACACGAACGGCAGCTTTGCCGGTCCGGCCGTCGCCAAGAACGGCATCCACCGTCCACGTGCCGGCCGTCCCCGCAGTGCCAAGGTCCGCCGGGAAACAGGTCTTGCGGCCACGGAAGCCGTCATGCCGGACCTGCGAGATGCGAACGCCATTGGCGTCGCGAATGGTGAGTTCCAATCCGCCCACATCGGCGTCTTCTCCACCGGCGGCAACGCAGATGCGGTGGTCGTGCAGTCCATCGGCAACGAACTGGTAGGCCACTGATCGCGCGATGGCGTCCGCGGGTGTCGGCAACCACAGTAACTCGACGTAGACGTCATCCGAAGCTTGGACAGCGGGGCTGACCAACACCATCAGCAGCCCAACAGCAGCGACGCGTGCGTTCATCGTTCCCTCCCTGGTGACGAATCCCGATCGTCACCGAAGGCGTTGCAA
Coding sequences:
- a CDS encoding DUF1877 family protein encodes the protein MSCLGVHFALTAEEVSLLRAQPDGEIRVNFVKEVFEEVYLGDESPYAAESAKAWDAMDRAMTVKLDDSLDPDGVLRYLVVDGEPLNSGDDFILSLKTPDQVALVATIIENIDISAFRNRYFMIDPAEYGELPSEEDFQYTWEWFQCVRDLFRTAANSKRFVLFTVDQ
- a CDS encoding IS4 family transposase, with the translated sequence MRASQVLQKCLPNSLSAMHVLRMRALLSAVQALIVGRRLTLTDIARAWPGAERVRAPLKAFDRLLGNRHLHGERGAIEADMARWLLRGPQPVILIDWSDLKPDKSWCLLRAAVPVGGRTLTLLDMIVRGKEQGSAEAERHFLQQLRKLIPEGVTPILVTDAGFRTPWFRAVSALGWHWVGRLRGATRIKLQEAPNYPEHWHDSRTLHARARTVPRELPPALVNRSSPLACRVVLCSKTRKGRKKSTRRTPQQASRSAVSLKAAAREREPWLIVAAPELSQASARQLVNLYARRMQIELAFRDLKSHRYGHALEDSLTRQGPRLQILLLISTLATFVSWLAGLVCEAADIAHWLWPSKSTRKRYSTPRVGREALVRGWPLGPPARWLDLLRSPPGKALDQMTLLP
- the dnaQ gene encoding DNA polymerase III subunit epsilon, with translation MSRIVALDTETTGISHRLGHRVIEIGAVELIDGQLTGRQFHTYLQPQRKVDWGAQRVHGISDAMLVGKPLFSSKAAELLEFLRGSEMVAHNATFDVGFLDNELRLAGIPGTLAQHCRITCSLKLARGRWPGQGNKLDDVLQRLRIPSQRGLHGALKDAHLLAQVIPYLR
- the cls gene encoding cardiolipin synthase, whose translation is MLFEWLLGSYLLLIDWLIRLVALCWIPTRTTPGAARSWLLLVGFVPLLGLPLYLLFGHPWLSRERIRRQAEASQVIREEQALQHRLRWTPQPDTASAEIVPLVQRQGDFMPVHGNAVDLLTDYDESLHTLIADIDQAEDRVHLLYYLMFDDAVGEAVVEALQRAAARGVQCRVLLDAVGAKRGLRAYRKRLEARDIEVRAMLPGGLRWRRSGRMDLRNHRKIAVIDNEVAYVGSQNLAGPQFVPGHPNRELVARVRGPAVAHLEAVFASDWYMETGQRLDVIADVPECSDDIATQLLPSGPAYPYSNARDAVAALIHLARRRLVMVTPYFVPDEATLSALRIAALSGVQVQLILSASNNQRLTSWAQEAYYDELLRCGVRIALYEPQFLHAKHMSVDEDIAVLGSINMDIRSFALNAEIGLICYDRALVQQLCAIEDGYLRESRQLDLQQWRSRPTWRRSREGIARLADALM
- the uvrD gene encoding DNA helicase II; protein product: MDVSHLLDGLNPAQREAVSAPPGHHLVLAGAGSGKTRVLTHRIAWLHEVDGVPTHGIFAVTFTNKAAGEMRHRIDAQLPNGSRGMWIGTFHGLANRLLRLHWQDAKLPEGFQVMDSDDQLRLVKRVVQALELDDGKYPAKQIAWWINAQKDEGRRPQHIQPEPHDAWLETMRQAYIEYQARCDRAGLVDFAELLLRAHELLRDNPALLSHYRARFREILVDEFQDTNAIQYAFVRVLAGDSGHVFVVGDDDQAIYGWRGAKVENVQGFLRDFPGAQTIRLEQNYRSTANILGAANAVIAHNPDRIGKQLWTDSGDGEPIDLYAAYNEMDEARYIVERARQWVRDGGSYTEVAVLYRSNAQSRALEEALLSEQVPYRVYGGMRFFERAEIKDALAYLRLLSNRNDDAAFERAVNTPTRGIGDRTLDEVRREARAQGISLWEATMLVTQGNALAARARNALAGFLGLVNELQAQTVHMTLAERVDHVLARSQLREHWSKESRNSLDSESRTDNLDELVSVASRFVRRADDIEEVGEDMDELVAFLAYAALEAGEGQAQAGEDGVQLMTLHSAKGLEFPLVFLAGLEEGLFPSARSLEESGRLEEERRLAYVGITRARQKLVLSYAESRRIHGQDNYSLPSRFLREIPRELLHEVRPKVQVSRPASMGASRVMGHASIEAPPIKLGALVTHPKFGEGMVTDYEGNGAHARVQVEFADAGSKWLVMAYANLTVI
- a CDS encoding nucleotide disphospho-sugar-binding domain-containing protein produces the protein MRLLALTYGTEGDTRPLAMLCHGLIGAGHEVTLLADGGTLGSAQALNVPHASLEGDIHDEVVALVSRGNGVAAASSGLARMALQHVTGWMRQADAAAEGCDAILTGGLAAFVGMSVGERRGLPVIGTGMIPLTPTRAFRSPFLPPGRSPGWLNRASYGLVNGLIWRQFRQPINEVRKQLGQSPRRSLWSGLPMLYGISPQLLPPPTDWPADHIVCGQWRFPDAPWTPPADLQAFLDAGPPPVYLGFGSMTGFDRERVLPALLQALAPRRVLLFPGWVGLPAMRLPDSVFVLGPTPHEALFPRCAFAIHHGGSGTTHSACRAGIPSLVMPFAADQFFWADRLYRLGVAPAPLSPKRLDAATLAAAITFAEAEATRARAAALGVTMSSEDGVACGVAMIERWLRPM
- the rpmB gene encoding 50S ribosomal protein L28, which codes for MSRVCQVSGKRVQTGNNVSHANNKTRRRFLPNLHERRFWVASENRWVKLRVSAHALRTIDKNGIDSVLAELRARGEKV
- a CDS encoding FAD/NAD(P)-binding protein → MAYNRHMTDSPRNGELDLAIIGGGAAGVLVAIQVLRQAHAPLALAIFEPASQLAQGIAYATPWPEHLLNVPAAKMSAFADQPGDFLDYLMAANAYPGEAREVLGERYVCRHYFAAYLQQRLQEAAAASPAQLQVIAQPVLGLQPDDHGYQLTLGDGHTLHAAQAVLATGNSMRPLPLAGAEALPADDVIEAWDYDGVRTLAGEQAVAIVGSGLSMADTVLALVAAGHTGPLHVISRHGLLPLPHAHGGLPTFDPALLLPMNLRQRLRALRGFARQAQADGLPWQGVMDRIRPHGQALWCSLDEADQRRFLRHVVRYWDVHRHRIAEEVDAQLQSLQDSGQLRIHRSRLQRVWREADALQLSGRDASGNEQQWTIGGVINATGVETRASALRNPLLQQLQADGLARPGPHGLGLDSTVPGDRLRAAGGQPQARLGVLGSLRIGSLWESLAVPELRQQAHALATQVVAGAATAMP
- the rpmG gene encoding 50S ribosomal protein L33 — translated: MMAGKRDKVRMISTAGTGHFYTTDKNKKNTPGKMEFSKYDPVVRKHVPYKEGKIK